The following proteins come from a genomic window of Gynuella sunshinyii YC6258:
- a CDS encoding DUF3500 domain-containing protein, giving the protein MQLFTTDQRLLLITLSLVLTLSGCNTDSDDSNTNTANESTIVTDSTDASVSANENNVDYSKVTVGDCAADSDLETIVCTAQAFFDTLTTSEYETVILDWGDAEAKTTWSNLPNASRNGLMFGNLSEEARLAAMTVAKAVLTDEGYDDFLGVLAADDYLNEQGGAGGGTGTPPDGDAGTPPDGSGMPSEGGSGGLTYSSDNYYIAFIGEPSVSGDWMLQIGGHHLAYNVTFLSGSAYPVPNHIGVEPKSAFEINSATYAPLADEGDAMVAMFDALDKIQLAEAYLQDQSYSDVLMGPDNGSATLPTDYPTGMDREGILVSTLSDTQKSAVIEAIKAWVEDYSGEISAPLMEEYASDIAFNDTYIAWSGDESAGVDVDIEGTYMRIDGPRLWIEIVCQAGVILSGTHYHTMFRDKSYDYGNSL; this is encoded by the coding sequence ATGCAACTTTTCACAACTGATCAACGATTATTATTGATCACCTTATCACTCGTTCTGACTTTGTCCGGTTGTAATACGGATTCTGATGACTCAAATACGAATACAGCAAATGAGAGCACCATTGTCACCGACTCCACTGACGCATCAGTATCCGCTAATGAAAATAACGTGGATTATAGTAAGGTGACAGTTGGCGATTGTGCTGCTGATAGTGATCTTGAAACTATCGTCTGCACAGCACAGGCATTTTTCGACACCTTAACTACCAGCGAATATGAAACAGTCATCCTCGACTGGGGCGATGCTGAAGCCAAGACAACCTGGTCAAATCTCCCTAATGCCTCACGCAATGGTTTGATGTTTGGTAATTTATCCGAAGAGGCACGGCTGGCAGCCATGACTGTTGCCAAAGCCGTTCTCACCGACGAAGGCTACGATGACTTTCTTGGCGTTTTGGCAGCCGATGATTATCTGAACGAGCAAGGAGGAGCCGGGGGCGGAACAGGAACACCTCCGGATGGTGACGCAGGTACGCCTCCTGACGGCTCAGGAATGCCATCAGAGGGTGGCAGCGGTGGTCTGACATATTCATCTGACAATTATTATATTGCGTTTATAGGTGAACCTTCTGTCAGTGGTGACTGGATGCTGCAAATTGGTGGCCACCATCTGGCATATAACGTTACCTTCCTAAGTGGTAGCGCTTACCCGGTTCCAAATCATATTGGGGTCGAACCCAAAAGTGCGTTTGAAATAAATTCGGCCACTTATGCACCTCTGGCTGATGAAGGGGATGCTATGGTCGCTATGTTTGATGCTCTGGATAAAATACAACTGGCTGAAGCTTATCTTCAGGATCAGAGTTATTCCGATGTGCTGATGGGCCCCGATAATGGCAGCGCCACACTCCCAACGGATTACCCTACAGGCATGGACCGCGAAGGAATACTGGTATCGACTTTGTCTGACACTCAAAAATCTGCTGTTATTGAAGCAATCAAAGCCTGGGTTGAAGATTACAGTGGCGAAATTTCAGCACCGCTCATGGAAGAATATGCTTCTGACATAGCATTCAACGACACATATATAGCATGGTCAGGCGACGAAAGCGCAGGCGTGGATGTGGACATAGAAGGTACATATATGAGAATTGATGGCCCAAGATTATGGATTGAAATAGTTTGTCAGGCTGGCGTGATTTTGTCCGGAACACATTACCATACAATGTTCCGCGATAAATCATACGATTACGGAAACAGCCTCTGA
- a CDS encoding HupE/UreJ family protein, translated as MRLCYRILLLTFMTGWSQAHDVLTSSIFFDFRSDMILAEMHVPLDQLHLAAPEFGSKTQIDLDDDHQQAISKYLSQHIQLLSAPKKALPMKVDKLQQIQIDQQPFLYIELKFPISDTNTLVFKSDVILHQVVTHRTLVSVRSDFKTATFSDAPRLIGVLRYKHKDVLIDREQASIWQGFLAILSAGMHHIAEGNDHLLFLCCLLLPAPLARSGFRWTTAVPLGTCMGSIVKIVTAFTLAHSLTLALASTQLLKVPSRPVEILVAASILVSAIHAIRPVFGANATAVAAGFGLIHGLAFASEMAGRGFTGLDLIMSLAGFNIGIEIMQLLIVGALMPWLILSSRSHWYSILRITGSALAIMVSLAWIAERTWNMSSPVDAWIQVLRSEGMWIYLFLTAIACASVIWSKRYRSPDLNKTL; from the coding sequence ATGCGCCTTTGTTATCGCATTCTGCTGCTGACATTTATGACGGGCTGGAGTCAGGCCCACGACGTACTGACCAGCAGCATTTTTTTTGATTTTCGAAGCGACATGATACTTGCAGAAATGCATGTTCCACTTGACCAACTGCACTTGGCCGCCCCGGAATTTGGCAGCAAAACCCAGATTGATCTGGACGATGATCATCAGCAAGCCATCAGTAAGTATCTCTCTCAACACATTCAACTGTTGAGCGCGCCAAAAAAAGCATTGCCTATGAAGGTCGATAAACTGCAGCAGATCCAGATCGATCAACAGCCGTTTTTATATATAGAACTAAAATTTCCAATATCAGATACCAACACGCTCGTTTTCAAAAGCGATGTCATTCTGCATCAGGTGGTAACACATAGAACTCTTGTGTCTGTACGTTCAGACTTTAAAACCGCTACATTTTCCGATGCACCCAGATTGATTGGCGTACTGCGCTACAAGCACAAAGACGTTCTGATTGATCGTGAGCAGGCGAGCATCTGGCAAGGTTTTTTGGCAATTTTGTCCGCAGGAATGCATCACATAGCAGAAGGCAATGATCATTTATTGTTTTTATGCTGTCTGCTGTTGCCAGCTCCACTGGCAAGATCAGGATTCCGATGGACCACTGCTGTGCCATTAGGTACCTGCATGGGGAGCATCGTGAAGATCGTTACTGCATTCACGCTGGCTCATTCACTCACACTTGCACTGGCATCCACACAACTGCTAAAGGTACCGTCACGTCCGGTGGAAATTCTGGTCGCCGCCTCCATTCTGGTTTCTGCGATACATGCCATTCGCCCGGTCTTTGGTGCAAACGCGACAGCCGTTGCCGCTGGTTTTGGACTGATTCACGGTCTTGCATTTGCCAGTGAAATGGCCGGTCGCGGCTTTACTGGACTCGATCTGATAATGTCGCTTGCCGGATTTAATATCGGTATTGAGATCATGCAACTACTCATCGTCGGTGCCTTGATGCCCTGGTTGATCCTCAGCAGTCGAAGCCATTGGTACTCAATACTCCGCATCACCGGTAGCGCCCTGGCAATTATGGTATCCCTGGCCTGGATAGCCGAACGTACCTGGAACATGAGCAGTCCCGTTGATGCATGGATTCAAGTGCTGCGCAGTGAAGGTATGTGGATTTATTTATTCTTAACAGCAATCGCCTGTGCCAGTGTCATCTGGTCGAAGCGCTACCGCTCACCAGATTTGAATAAGACGTTGTAA
- a CDS encoding DODA-type extradiol aromatic ring-opening family dioxygenase, producing the protein MSRLPTYFISHGGGPWPWIPEMRAMMSILEQSLVDIPKQLPETPKAILVISGHWEASTFSIMSSAQPPMVYDYYGFPDYTYQIQYQAPGAPEFANRVQELLNTAGINAVTDAHQGFDHGTFAPLYIMYPKADMPIFQLSLKSGYSVEEHLAVGRALQGLRDEGVLIIGSGLSYHNLRLRGPAARDPSSQFDNWLRETLEQTGEARSDRLKHWSGAPSARISHPREDHLIPLMVAVGAAEQDKATRVYFDQNAMGSAVASSYRFG; encoded by the coding sequence ATGTCACGGTTACCTACTTATTTTATCTCTCATGGCGGCGGTCCATGGCCCTGGATACCGGAAATGCGGGCGATGATGTCGATATTGGAACAATCATTGGTCGATATTCCCAAACAGCTACCGGAAACACCAAAAGCGATTCTGGTGATTTCCGGTCACTGGGAAGCGTCAACGTTCAGCATTATGAGCAGTGCGCAGCCACCCATGGTTTATGATTACTATGGTTTCCCGGACTATACCTATCAGATCCAATACCAGGCACCCGGCGCACCTGAATTCGCGAATAGAGTCCAGGAGCTGCTGAATACGGCCGGCATAAACGCAGTTACGGATGCCCACCAGGGCTTTGATCATGGTACCTTTGCACCGCTGTACATCATGTACCCCAAGGCAGACATGCCGATATTTCAGCTATCCCTGAAATCAGGTTACAGCGTCGAAGAGCACCTGGCGGTTGGCCGCGCGTTGCAGGGATTACGCGATGAAGGAGTTCTGATCATCGGCAGCGGCCTGAGCTATCATAATCTGCGCCTGAGAGGACCAGCCGCACGAGACCCTTCAAGTCAGTTCGATAACTGGCTGCGGGAAACATTGGAACAGACCGGCGAGGCAAGATCTGACCGTCTGAAGCACTGGTCCGGGGCCCCCTCGGCAAGAATCAGTCATCCGCGGGAAGATCATCTTATACCATTGATGGTCGCTGTTGGTGCCGCAGAACAGGACAAGGCCACCCGAGTTTACTTTGACCAGAATGCGATGGGCAGCGCAGTTGCCTCCAGTTATCGATTTGGCTGA
- a CDS encoding DUF5011 domain-containing protein, producing the protein MKQKKANLSIKVGLTLTTAIIFSACTISGDSTGDSQNIVDPGSANNTKPKITLNGSSNIQITTGDSFADPGATAYDDQDGDLTDYIDTKSEVTTTAAGHYNVTYSVTDSSNNTVTVSRTVTVVDESENYYVDWIDNFSLPEQDSNGWSILTPSKDSQIMYVSADGNDKSAETYAPDDALIGDDVFNPVGAIQPYATIEAALSKMRSGSPDYVLLKRGDTWEEPTVKITTYGHSADERAVFGAYGDLTDDRPLIKNSGINLNESGYLAILGIHFQDSKRNPASGDFAGFTDETSKGIDATLYNTYGGFLIEDCWFEWYSNNVIQSYSTDASGNFLPIEDIIIRRNIFNNNYATTSHAQGLYSAYTSILLEENIFDHNGWYQQGDGSAQEEGKATIFNHNTYFPESQDTIFRNNIFLRPSSIGNKFTSNSEDPEGTNSIKAWNILVDNNFYAEGEVGISLGGNKDQDDGPRWKNMLIVNNVLTAIGRTFPTDRDLGWGIGISDWENGLVQGNLTFNWGKDDGKDGDYTNVHAVKSSGHVTNTIIDHNIAYGLVSSFGIVQLSDDGTDKFVAHASNHITFTHNEIALLQDSGGYLMEYDIQPDEQNFAENYYYFNSTDDYWFRASENYTWSEISNYRSVDFASYQSIANDNTSTNTKQNYLDPDRTIADFLINQEYVSSADTDTEIEILVNLLKTQRKGNWDNQLTADAINKYFRQGFSY; encoded by the coding sequence ATGAAACAGAAAAAAGCCAACCTGAGTATTAAAGTCGGGCTGACACTAACCACCGCAATTATTTTCAGTGCCTGCACCATCAGTGGCGATAGCACAGGCGACAGCCAAAATATTGTGGACCCTGGCTCAGCCAATAACACGAAGCCCAAGATTACATTGAACGGCAGCAGCAATATACAAATCACAACTGGAGACAGCTTCGCAGACCCTGGCGCTACAGCTTATGATGATCAGGACGGCGACCTGACAGACTATATAGATACCAAATCTGAAGTCACCACGACTGCTGCCGGACACTATAACGTAACCTACTCAGTCACGGATTCCAGCAACAATACTGTAACGGTATCCCGTACCGTAACCGTGGTTGATGAAAGTGAAAATTACTATGTTGATTGGATTGACAACTTCAGCCTGCCTGAGCAGGATAGTAATGGCTGGTCAATTCTGACCCCTTCCAAAGACTCCCAAATAATGTATGTCAGCGCTGATGGTAACGACAAGAGTGCTGAAACCTATGCCCCTGACGATGCGCTTATTGGCGACGATGTCTTCAATCCCGTTGGTGCGATTCAGCCTTATGCCACCATCGAAGCAGCGTTGAGTAAAATGAGATCTGGCAGTCCTGACTACGTTTTGTTAAAACGCGGTGACACCTGGGAAGAGCCAACCGTCAAAATCACTACCTACGGTCATTCAGCCGACGAAAGAGCTGTATTTGGGGCGTATGGAGATCTGACCGATGACCGGCCACTGATTAAAAACTCAGGGATAAACTTAAATGAAAGTGGCTACCTGGCCATTCTTGGCATTCATTTCCAGGACAGCAAACGTAATCCTGCTTCCGGAGATTTCGCTGGCTTCACGGATGAAACATCCAAAGGCATTGATGCAACCTTATACAATACCTATGGTGGTTTCCTTATCGAAGACTGTTGGTTTGAGTGGTACAGCAATAATGTCATTCAATCCTATTCAACTGACGCTTCCGGTAATTTTCTTCCAATTGAGGATATTATTATCCGGCGCAACATCTTCAATAATAACTATGCCACTACATCCCACGCCCAGGGATTGTATTCCGCGTATACATCCATACTGTTGGAAGAAAATATCTTCGATCACAATGGTTGGTATCAACAGGGCGATGGTAGCGCCCAGGAAGAGGGAAAGGCCACAATATTCAATCACAATACTTATTTTCCAGAGTCTCAGGACACCATCTTCCGCAACAATATATTTTTAAGACCATCGAGTATCGGCAATAAATTCACGTCCAATTCTGAAGACCCTGAAGGTACAAACAGCATTAAAGCCTGGAATATTCTGGTTGATAATAATTTTTACGCAGAAGGCGAGGTTGGCATCAGTCTGGGTGGAAATAAAGATCAGGATGATGGGCCACGCTGGAAGAATATGCTAATCGTCAATAATGTCCTCACGGCTATCGGACGGACATTTCCAACTGACCGGGATCTTGGCTGGGGCATCGGTATCAGCGATTGGGAAAATGGACTGGTACAGGGTAATCTGACTTTTAATTGGGGTAAGGATGATGGTAAAGATGGAGACTACACCAATGTCCATGCAGTCAAAAGCAGCGGACATGTGACCAACACCATTATTGATCACAACATAGCTTATGGTCTTGTCAGTAGCTTTGGAATCGTACAGCTCTCTGATGATGGTACGGATAAATTTGTGGCCCATGCCAGCAACCATATTACCTTTACCCATAACGAAATCGCATTGCTTCAGGATTCTGGTGGTTACCTTATGGAATATGACATACAGCCAGATGAACAAAATTTCGCTGAGAACTATTATTATTTTAACAGCACGGATGATTATTGGTTCCGTGCATCCGAAAACTACACTTGGTCGGAAATCAGCAATTACCGCAGTGTCGATTTTGCCAGTTATCAAAGTATTGCCAACGACAATACCTCAACCAATACAAAGCAAAACTACCTGGACCCCGATCGTACTATTGCGGACTTTCTGATCAACCAAGAGTACGTCTCTAGTGCAGATACTGACACTGAAATAGAAATATTAGTCAATCTACTGAAAACACAAAGAAAGGGAAATTGGGACAATCAATTAACCGCTGACGCAATCAATAAGTATTTCCGACAAGGCTTTTCCTACTAG
- a CDS encoding DUF5011 domain-containing protein, protein MQQKIASLSVKTAWILSAVMTLTACTLSGESSDTIQNIGKPSPIKSPVPTITLNGSSNIQIAAGNNFEDPGATAYDDQDGDLTGFINTKSEVNTAVPGHYNIDYSVTDSNKNTVSVSRTVTVAKKGDNYYVDWIKDFSLPAQDSNGWSVLTPSKDSKIMYVSNDGNDETAKVYTPDDSTVGNDVFNPTGAIKPYASIEAALDQLRPGSPDYVLLKRGDTWESPEVNIKVHGRSVQEKAVLSAYGDLADNRPLIKNSGAILNKSGYLAIVGIHFQASKRNPSSSDFVGFDKVDDTKGINAALFNDYGGLLIEDCWFEWFDNNSIQSFTFDKNNNFLTIKDIIVRRNIFNNNYSTAAHSQGLYSAYTSMLLEENVFDHNGWYQQGDGSTKKDGKATMFNHNTYFPEAQGSVFRNNIFLRASSMGNKFTSNSEDSEGSNSIKAWNILVDNNFYAEGEIGISLGGNKDQDDGPRWENIIVVNNVLTAIGRTFPTNRTLGWGIGISDWKNGLVQNNLMFNWGQDDNKSGDYKNVYAIDSKGHVTNTIINYNIAYGLVTGTAVISFSDQGEKEFVAQASNHITFTNNQITLLKDSGGRIMAYDIQPKAQNFANNDYHFDTNDAYWFRATDKYIWSELKSNRDIDFAGYQSISEDNTSIQNRQSYPAPNRTISDYLKDKNIDSTANATTEMNILVNLLKTQRRGNWDQKLTAGAINNYFREGFSR, encoded by the coding sequence ATGCAACAGAAAATAGCTTCTTTAAGTGTTAAAACAGCCTGGATATTATCCGCTGTGATGACTCTTACTGCCTGCACACTTAGTGGTGAGAGTAGCGATACCATTCAAAATATTGGGAAACCGAGTCCAATCAAAAGCCCAGTACCGACCATCACTCTGAATGGCAGCAGTAATATACAAATTGCGGCTGGAAACAACTTCGAAGACCCGGGTGCGACAGCTTACGACGACCAGGATGGTGACCTGACAGGTTTTATCAATACCAAATCCGAGGTGAACACCGCTGTTCCCGGACACTATAACATCGACTATTCCGTCACCGACTCCAACAAAAATACCGTATCTGTCTCCCGCACGGTTACCGTAGCCAAAAAGGGTGATAACTACTATGTCGACTGGATTAAAGATTTTAGCCTGCCAGCTCAGGATAGTAATGGCTGGTCAGTTCTGACCCCTTCCAAAGACTCCAAAATAATGTATGTCAGCAACGATGGGAATGACGAAACAGCTAAAGTTTATACTCCAGACGACTCAACTGTTGGCAACGATGTTTTCAATCCTACTGGCGCAATTAAGCCCTATGCCAGCATCGAAGCAGCGTTAGACCAACTACGACCTGGCAGCCCTGACTATGTTTTGCTTAAACGTGGCGATACCTGGGAAAGCCCTGAGGTAAACATTAAAGTTCATGGCCGCTCAGTTCAGGAAAAAGCGGTTTTAAGTGCATACGGTGACTTGGCAGATAACCGACCACTCATAAAAAACTCTGGAGCAATTCTGAATAAAAGTGGATATCTGGCTATTGTTGGAATTCATTTTCAGGCCAGCAAACGTAACCCCAGCTCCAGCGATTTTGTTGGCTTTGACAAGGTCGATGACACCAAAGGAATTAATGCGGCTTTATTCAATGATTATGGTGGTTTGCTGATCGAAGACTGTTGGTTTGAGTGGTTCGACAATAACTCTATTCAGTCATTTACATTTGATAAGAATAATAATTTTTTGACCATTAAAGATATTATTGTTCGACGCAATATTTTTAATAATAACTATTCTACTGCGGCCCATTCCCAGGGTTTGTATTCGGCATATACATCCATGCTACTGGAAGAAAATGTCTTTGATCACAATGGCTGGTATCAACAAGGTGACGGCAGTACTAAGAAAGATGGAAAAGCCACAATGTTCAATCACAACACCTATTTCCCGGAAGCCCAGGGCTCTGTTTTTCGCAACAATATTTTTTTAAGAGCCTCAAGTATGGGTAACAAGTTCACGTCCAACTCTGAAGACTCGGAAGGCAGCAATAGTATTAAGGCCTGGAACATCCTGGTTGATAACAATTTTTATGCAGAGGGGGAAATTGGTATCAGTCTGGGAGGAAATAAAGATCAGGATGATGGGCCACGCTGGGAAAATATAATAGTCGTTAATAATGTCTTAACAGCAATTGGCAGGACGTTCCCAACGAATCGAACTTTAGGTTGGGGTATAGGCATCAGTGACTGGAAGAATGGACTGGTACAGAACAATCTGATGTTTAACTGGGGCCAGGATGATAATAAAAGTGGTGACTATAAAAACGTCTATGCCATTGACAGCAAAGGTCATGTGACCAATACCATCATTAATTACAATATTGCCTATGGACTTGTCACTGGTACAGCGGTCATCAGCTTTTCTGATCAGGGTGAAAAAGAGTTTGTCGCTCAGGCCAGTAACCATATTACCTTTACAAATAACCAAATCACTTTGCTTAAAGATTCAGGTGGCCGCATTATGGCCTATGATATACAACCGAAAGCACAGAACTTTGCGAATAACGATTATCATTTCGACACCAACGATGCTTATTGGTTTCGTGCAACGGATAAGTACATCTGGTCAGAACTGAAAAGTAATCGGGATATTGATTTTGCTGGTTATCAAAGCATTAGTGAAGACAACACATCTATTCAGAATCGCCAATCCTACCCCGCCCCCAATCGAACGATTTCCGACTATCTGAAAGATAAGAATATTGACTCAACCGCCAATGCTACTACTGAAATGAATATTCTGGTCAATCTCCTGAAAACGCAGAGAAGGGGAAACTGGGATCAAAAGTTAACAGCAGGTGCGATCAATAACTATTTCCGGGAAGGATTTTCCCGTTAA
- a CDS encoding DUF5011 domain-containing protein, with product MNFNNHKYLQTIFCCALLAACNSESDSGKTNTAAAHSSQGPEIQLTGIENIQLLAGSDFVDPGAVAEDAEDGDLTSSISVDSNLDVSTTGKYGITYTVVDSDGHEATVTRTIIVAAEFDDNYHVSWESNFSLPKQDADGWSILIPSSNSRLIYISTTSGDDNTAKVYTPKDSVIGGDYRNPAGTVLAYKTMEAAFEQLRAGKPDYLLFKRGDTFTKTPGFDLALKAGRSASERQVLTSYGPATERPVIDTGTGWGLNFNNAPYSAAVGLYVVASGRNPDQDGDGKEDRDFDWNSIGQALGFRGLDIVGHILIEDCWFDWYSSNYFQSTDDNSEVIDIIFRRNLVTNNYAAVSGQNTQGMYSDNVSSLIEENIFDHNGWYKQGTGSDDKEGQATYYNHNIYFVEPRNTIVRNNLFLRSSSIGTKFTSNTTSGDNQIKAWNLLVDNNLYLEGEVGIGLSGNKDQNNGPRFQQIYVTNNVLMNIGRTQPSKRDLGWGMDLADWKGGLVNGNIFAHWGQYNAQNNNNYAMYITGEMSNTEISNNIIYDIYSNQVLVNFTGYDEIVSFDFHHNEIQGKDANVQRPGRLLQYSVNKGTGNLANNYYYSEVEQDHWFSGQGSAYLTLDQYRSYSGDTTSMPQSRSYDEPERSISSYLSSLGYASGLNVDTEMAALIELLLAQQKGNWDTNISATAINNYIREGFCLEGNFSCR from the coding sequence ATGAATTTCAATAACCACAAATACTTACAAACAATATTTTGCTGTGCTCTATTGGCGGCATGCAACTCAGAAAGCGATTCAGGCAAAACCAATACTGCCGCTGCACACAGCAGCCAGGGCCCTGAAATTCAACTGACCGGCATTGAAAATATACAACTGCTGGCCGGTAGCGATTTCGTTGATCCCGGCGCCGTTGCAGAAGATGCTGAGGATGGTGATCTGACATCCAGTATTTCTGTTGATTCGAATCTTGATGTTTCCACCACAGGCAAATACGGTATTACCTATACAGTCGTCGATTCTGATGGTCACGAAGCAACTGTCACACGCACCATTATTGTGGCTGCAGAGTTTGACGATAACTATCATGTCAGCTGGGAAAGCAACTTTAGCCTCCCCAAACAGGATGCAGACGGCTGGTCAATCTTAATACCCTCATCCAACTCGCGACTGATCTATATTTCAACCACGAGCGGTGACGACAATACTGCGAAGGTTTACACGCCCAAGGATAGTGTAATCGGCGGAGACTATCGTAATCCTGCCGGTACGGTTTTAGCGTATAAGACAATGGAAGCCGCTTTCGAACAATTAAGAGCCGGAAAACCAGACTACCTGCTGTTTAAGCGCGGAGACACCTTTACTAAAACCCCCGGCTTCGATCTTGCACTTAAAGCCGGTCGTTCAGCCTCCGAACGACAGGTTCTCACCAGTTATGGACCAGCCACAGAGAGACCTGTGATCGATACCGGTACTGGTTGGGGATTAAACTTCAACAATGCTCCCTATTCAGCTGCCGTTGGATTATATGTTGTGGCCAGTGGACGTAACCCGGACCAGGACGGTGATGGCAAGGAGGACCGTGACTTTGACTGGAATTCCATAGGTCAGGCACTGGGTTTTCGTGGTTTGGATATCGTCGGCCACATACTGATCGAAGATTGCTGGTTCGACTGGTATTCAAGCAACTATTTCCAGTCAACCGATGATAACTCCGAGGTGATAGACATTATTTTCAGACGGAACCTGGTGACCAACAATTATGCCGCGGTATCCGGTCAGAACACGCAAGGTATGTACTCCGATAATGTTTCATCGTTAATTGAAGAAAACATTTTCGACCACAATGGCTGGTATAAACAGGGTACCGGTAGCGATGACAAAGAAGGTCAGGCTACTTACTACAACCACAACATTTATTTTGTAGAACCCAGGAACACGATTGTCAGGAACAATCTGTTTTTGCGTTCATCCAGTATTGGTACCAAGTTCACCTCCAACACAACATCCGGGGACAATCAGATCAAAGCCTGGAACCTGTTGGTTGATAACAATCTTTATCTTGAAGGCGAAGTTGGTATTGGTCTGAGCGGTAACAAAGATCAGAACAACGGACCAAGATTTCAGCAAATCTACGTAACCAATAATGTGCTGATGAATATAGGCCGAACTCAGCCGTCTAAACGGGATCTTGGCTGGGGGATGGATCTGGCTGACTGGAAAGGCGGGCTGGTCAACGGCAACATCTTTGCACACTGGGGACAATACAACGCTCAAAACAATAACAACTATGCCATGTATATAACTGGCGAGATGTCCAATACAGAGATCAGCAACAACATTATCTATGATATCTACAGCAATCAGGTTCTGGTCAACTTCACCGGATATGACGAAATCGTATCATTTGATTTTCACCACAATGAAATCCAGGGAAAGGATGCGAACGTTCAGCGACCTGGCCGCCTGTTGCAATATTCTGTTAACAAAGGCACTGGTAATCTGGCTAATAACTACTACTACTCAGAAGTAGAGCAGGATCACTGGTTTTCCGGGCAAGGTTCTGCTTATTTGACTCTGGATCAGTATCGCAGTTACTCCGGTGACACGACATCCATGCCTCAGTCTCGCTCTTATGATGAGCCGGAGCGTTCTATTTCAAGTTATTTGTCCTCTCTCGGGTACGCCTCAGGGTTAAATGTAGATACGGAAATGGCAGCGTTAATCGAGTTGTTACTGGCACAACAAAAAGGTAACTGGGACACCAACATAAGTGCTACAGCAATCAACAATTATATTCGCGAAGGATTCTGCCTCGAGGGTAACTTCAGCTGCCGCTGA
- a CDS encoding LysR family transcriptional regulator, with protein MLANIEALIALDKHQTMSAAALALRISQSAISKRIALLEQQLDVQLITKQGRKAVFTEQGTAFINKVSPLVADLNLIIQQQSQTSQQRLSIGVSEAILSSWGGNLLKNVSEQVEGLMFDIHAHRTPTVIDKIQSGHYQLGICAGKLPQTPGLVVELLNMEPMVIVARSKDLALLKQERETGKTIDIIGIERKSNTWEWLKPLLAEFNLHQSMQVESSFAAAQLAISGFGHALVPLGVAKALNAMSFALMPDPEQLYRPSFLVCRKSTFNQREARKVVTQIQYFASKL; from the coding sequence GTGTTGGCCAATATTGAAGCATTGATTGCCTTGGACAAACATCAGACTATGAGTGCTGCGGCACTGGCACTGCGAATCAGCCAGTCGGCCATCAGTAAGCGAATTGCATTGCTGGAGCAACAACTGGACGTACAGCTGATTACCAAGCAGGGGCGAAAGGCGGTTTTTACCGAGCAGGGAACGGCCTTCATCAATAAAGTCAGTCCGCTGGTGGCGGACTTGAATCTAATCATCCAGCAACAAAGTCAAACCTCACAACAGCGCTTGAGCATCGGTGTTTCCGAAGCCATATTATCTTCCTGGGGTGGGAATCTGCTGAAAAATGTCAGTGAACAGGTAGAGGGTCTGATGTTTGATATTCACGCACACCGGACACCAACCGTGATCGACAAGATTCAGTCCGGTCATTACCAACTGGGCATTTGTGCCGGCAAGCTCCCGCAAACCCCCGGCCTGGTGGTGGAATTGCTCAATATGGAGCCAATGGTCATCGTGGCCAGAAGCAAAGATCTTGCGCTATTGAAGCAGGAAAGGGAGACAGGTAAAACCATCGATATAATTGGCATTGAGCGCAAATCCAACACCTGGGAATGGTTAAAACCTCTGTTGGCAGAATTTAACCTGCATCAGTCGATGCAGGTGGAGTCTTCTTTTGCGGCGGCACAGCTGGCGATATCCGGGTTTGGCCACGCCCTGGTCCCCCTGGGGGTGGCCAAGGCATTGAATGCCATGTCTTTTGCGCTGATGCCGGATCCTGAACAGCTGTACCGGCCGAGTTTTCTGGTGTGTCGCAAATCGACATTCAATCAACGTGAAGCGCGTAAAGTGGTCACGCAGATTCAATATTTTGCCAGCAAACTTTAG